The DNA window GTGGGCGCCGTACTTGCGGATGTGCAGGCTGTCGACGACCTCCTTGGGCAGGGCGTAGTTGTGGGCCTCGGCCGGCATGTTGTAGTGGAACGAGGTGTCGGCGACGATGACGTTGCCAATCTCGGGGAACATCTCGCGGCAGATCTCGATGACGTCGGCCTCGGCGTAGTTATGAAGCGGGGCGAGCGGGGCAACCTCACGGACCCAGCCGAGGGTCTCGTCGGTGACGACCTTGGACTCGGGGAAGTACCAGCCGCCCTGGACCACGCGGTGGCCGATGCCGTCGATGGGCTTGTCGACGGCCTTGAGGATCTCGAAGACGTGCTTGATGGCCGTCTTGTGATCCGGCAGGGCCACGTCGAGCTGCTGCTTGTCGCCGCCGAGCTCGGAGTGGCCGATGAAGGAGCCATCAATGCCGATGCGCTCGCAGTTGCCCTTGGCGTAGACCTCGCGGGTGTCGACGTCGAGCAGCTGGTACTTGAGCGAAGAGCTGCCTGCGTTGATGACGAGAACGTTCATGTGGTGTTCCTCTCCAAAAAGACCGTACGCAGGCCTGCGTGCCCGCGAATTTCCAGTTGACCATGATAGCGCGTCAAGCTGCGGCGAGCGGCCAAATTGCGAAGTTGACAAAGGGACCGTCCCCTTGTCAGCCCCTTGTCAGCCGAGCGCCTGGCGCCAGCGGTCGCACAGGCGCTCGAGCGACCAGGCGGCGTTGGCCGGGCTCGTGCTGGGGAGCACCTCGGCGGGAAGCTCAACGACGGGCTCGAGATGGCGGTGGTAGAGCCTGCCCGCGCAGGCCCCGTTGCAGACAACGCGCTCGATGCGTGCCACGGCCGTGATGCGCGCGATGTCTGCCGGCACCGCGTTCTTGATGCTCGCATCGCTCGAGCCCTTGATGTCACAGCTCTCTATGACGTCCCATAGCGCGATGCCATGGGCGAGCAGCATGGCGCGCTTCTCGGGGATCGTGGCGGGAACGGGCCCGGAGAGACACGCCGCCATGACCCGCCAGAAGCGGTTCTGGGGGTTGCCGTAATAGAACTCGTTCGCGCGGGACAGGACGCTTGGGAAGCTCCCGAGCACGAGCGTGCGCGAGTGCGCGTCGAAGACGGGCTCGAAGCCATGCTCGATGTGGGTGTAGCCACAAGGCCGGCGTGAGGGCATGGCGCGTCCGCTACTCGCCCGTGGGATAGTTGAGGTGGCTCTCGTCGATGTTGGCGAGGTCACGCGTGAGGTAGCGGGCCGCGAGCCACTTGGCCATGGGCAGGTTCTGGTCAAGGTAGTTGCCGCACTCCTCGGGCGCGGCGCCGGGGATGTCGCCCGTAAAGTCGCGAACGAACTCGAACAGCTCGCGCACGAGCGGCAGGATCTCCCTGGAGCTCACCTCGCCAAAGACCACGAGGTAGAAGCCCGTGCGGCAGCCCATGGGGCCAAAGTAGACGATGCGAGACGCCCACGTAGGGTGGTTGCGCAGAAACGTGGCGCCCAGGTGCTCGATGGTGTGGCACTCAGCCGTGTTCATGACCGGCTCGTCGTTGGGCGCGGTGAGGCGTAGGTCGAAGGTGGTGACGGCCATGCCGCTTGCGGGATCGCGGTCGATGCGCGAGACATAGACGCCCGGCTCGAGCAGCAGGTGGTTGACGGAGAAGCTGGCAATACGCTCCATGTGGTCTCCTCGTGGATGGGCCCAAAGGGGACGTAGCCCTTTGGGCCGGTTGGTGGGCGTGGGCCCAAAGGGCCGTCCCCTTTGGGCACTTTAGCGCGTGGGGCCGCTCGTTGCCACGCGGACGGCCTCGTCAACGTCGTCGGTGATCGTGACGAGGGTGCGGTCGACGGGAGAGATCATGCCGTGACTGGTGACGGGTCCCTCGATCCAGTCGAACAGGCCCTGCCAGTACTCACTGCCAAAGAACACGACCGGCATGGTCTTGGCCTTGTGTGTCTGGATGAGCGTGAGCATCTCGAACGCCTCGTCGAGCGTGCCAAACCCGCCGGGGAATACGATGGCGCCACTCGAGTACTTCATGAACATGACCTTGCGCACGAAGAAGTAGCGGAAGGTGATGCCCATGTTCACCCAGGGGTTGATGCCCTCCTCGTGCGGAAGCTCGATGCCGAGACCCACCGACTTGCCGCCGGCCTCCGCGCACCCGCGGTTGGCCGCCTCCATGACGCCGGGACCGCCGCCGGTGATGACGGCGTAGCCCGAACGCGCGAGCTTGCCCGCGGCCTCGCGCGCCGTGGCATAGGCGGGCTCGTCGCTTCCCGTGCGCGCCGAGCCAAAGCAGGCCACGGCCGGCCCCAGCCCCGCAAGCGCGCTGAAGCCGTCCACGAACTCGGCCTGGATGCGAAGCACCCGCCAGGGGTCCGTGTGCAGCCAGTCGGGCGTGACGTCAGGGCGCAGCAGGTGCTCGGACGTGCTCTCCTGAGGGATCATGTCTCCGCGAAGGATGACGGGGCCCTTGTGGTAGGTCGTCTCGAACGGGGTGGCGTCGGGCTTATCGGCAGCCGCGTCATCGTTGCCGGCTGCCACGTTGCCCTTGTCCTGGCTGTTCATGTCTTGCCTCCTAGAGGTTATGAGCGAGCGCGTCCTTGCCAAGCGCCGCGCACTCGCGCAAATAGGCCTGCGGGACGTAGATGGCGTCGGTTGGCGCGCTGATGCCGTAGACGTGCACCAGTCCCTGGCGCCGGGCGATTCCCAGCGCCCTGAACACGTGGAAGTCGTTCGTGACCACGCCAACCGAGGCGCCCGCGTCATCGATGAGCTCGCGCGAAAAGCGCAGGTTCTCGGCCGTGGTGGTCGAGCGCTCCTCCAGCGTGATGCGCGCGGGGTCGACGCCATGTTGCTCGAGGTAGCGGGCCATGGAGCTTGCCTCGCTGCAGGGTTCGTCGGGGCCTTGGCCGCCCGAGACGATGCAGCGGGTCTCGGGGTTGTCCGCAAGGTAGGCTGCCGCGGCGTCGAGCCTGTGGGCGAGCGTGCGCTTGGGCGTGCCGTCGGCCTCGAGGTTGGCGCCGAGAACCACGAGGTAGTCGAGGCCCTCGGGCGCGGACGTGGCAGACGCCACGGCGATGCGCGCGCACGTGAGCGTCACGAGCGCGAGCAGGACGCACGCCAGCCCCGCCGCCGCCCGGCGCGCCCACGCGGGAAGCTGGCCCCACGCGCCGCAGCGCATGGCCAGGCCCACGCCCACGAGGGCCGCGCCCAGCACGAGCCACACCACGAAGAAGCCGCGGGCGGAATACAGGACGCCCATGGCGGCGCCATACGCAAGGCTCGCGATTCCGAGTGCGATGAGGGCGGTTGCCATGGGCGTCTCTCCTAGGTTGTGAGTTGCGCGGGAACCCTAGTGCTTCCAGTCCACGAGGCAGGCGTCGAGACCGGCGATGAGGGCGTCCTTGTCCATGTGCTGGCCAATGAAGCAGATCTTGGTCTCGCGGTCGCCGCACGTCTCGTCCCAGTCATCCATGACCTCGGGGTTCTCGGCGATGAGGCGGGCTCGGATGTCGTCGGGGGCGCTGGCGATGAACTTGCCCTGCTCGGAGAGCATGGACTGGTGGCCGGCCTGCTCGAACATGTAGCACATGTCGGGGTCCTGGGCGCTCCACAGCTGGCCCTTGGCGCGGATGATCTCCTTGGGCCAGGTGCGCACGTAGTCGGCGAACTTGTCGATGTCGAAGGGGCGACGGCGGTCGTAGACGAACGTCTCGATGCCATACTCGAGGACCTCGGGGTCATCGTGCTCCTCGGGGTGCTCCATAGCGTCGAGCCAGGCGGCCGAGCCGTAGGCCTGGTTGAAGTCGAAGCGGTTCGTGTCGAGGATCTGGTCGAGAGGAACGTTGCCCTGCTCGGCCTCCACGATCACGGCCTCCTTCTGCAGGCTGCGCACGATGCCGCGCAGCTCGTCGATCTGTTCGCGGGTGACCGTGTCGCACTTGTTGAGCACGACGGTGGTGCAGAACTCGATCTGCTGGACGAGCAGGGCCTCGAGGTCGTCCTCGTCGATGTTCTCGGCCAGCAGGTCACGGCCACCGTGGAACTCGTCCCACATGCGCGCGCAGTCGACGACGGCAACGATGTTGTCCAGGTCGAGGGGCGCCGCGGAACCGTATTTGGACTCGTCGCAGAACTGCGAGATCGTGTAGGCGATGGGGATGGGCTCGCAGATGCCGGAGGCCTCGATGATGATGTAGTCGAAGTCGCCGGAGTCCGCGATCTGGGCAAGCTGGCGGGCGAGATCGTCGGACAGCGTGCAGCACAGGCAGCCGTTCGTCATGGGGATGAGCTCGCCGTCGACCTGCGACAGGCCACCCTTGGCGATGAGGCTCGCATCGACGTTGATCTCTCCGATGTCGTTCACGAGGACGGCCGCGCGGATACCGCGGTCGTTGCCGAGGATGTGGTTGAGCAGCGTGGTCTTGCCCGCGCCGAGGTAGCCGGTGAGCAGCACGATCTTGGTCTGCTTGGGCTCGTTTGCCATGGGGACGCTCCTTCTTTGCGTGTGAAAGTTAGCCACGGGCAAGTGTACCCCGCGAGCGGCGTGCTAACGCGGCGTTGCGGAGCCATGGCCCAAAAGTGCCAAAGACTTTTGGGCCACCTAGCGAGCAGAGACGCTGGCGACAAGCGCCTGGGCGGCGAGGCAGGCAGCCACGCCAAGCACGAAGCTGAGCACGAGGTAGGCTGCGGCAGCTCCGTAGGCGCCGCGCTCGATGAGGTCGCCCGTCTCGAGCGCAAACGTCGAGAACGTGGTGAACCCGCCGCAGACGCCGGTCTTGAGCAGAAGCGTTGCGCGGGGCGAGAGGCCCGCCGGCGCGGCGGCCGCCGCGACGACGCCGATGAGAAACGCACCCGCGACGTTGGTCACGAGCGTGGCGAGCGGAAAGCCCGCCTCCCCCACCGTCTTCCAGGGCACGAACGTGAGGGCCCAGCGGCCAAGCGACCCCAGGCCGCCGCCGAGAAACACCGCGATTGCGTCAGGCATTCCGAGCTTCCCTACTTCCGGCGCTGCCAGTTGCCAGAAATTAACCTGGTCGAGCCATGGCTTCCGATTCTAGCTCCCACTTATTTCAGATAACGAACCAGCAAAACTACAATTGCGCCGCCAACCGTCAACGCTGGCGACAATTCAATTAGAAATCCCAAAGAAAAGCCGAAGAGCACGCCCTCCACAAAGAAAAGCAAAATTAGGCCTAGGCAAATTAAAAACAAAAATACAAGGAAGACGAGGAACGTCATGAAGCTCTCGTCAATAACTAGAGAGAAAAGGGTCCTAAGAACAAATAGCAGGACAATCGTAAGAACGATATAAATCATCTTAAGAAGCCCCTACTTCCGGCGCTGCCAGCTGCTGGGCAGCTCGAGGGTGACGTTGCCATCCTGCCCGCGGCGCACGCGGCCGCCCTGGGCAAAGAACAGGCCCACGAGGATGACGGCGATGGCGGGCAGCAGCTTGAACGCGAGCCCGACGAGGCCAAACGCCATGCCGACGACGCTGATGACGAGCGAGAGGAACAGCGACAGGAGGAACAGGAAGAAGAGCGCGACGAGAAGGGTTGCCATGGGACTCCCGGGTTGGATTTGCCTGATCATACGCGGGGCGAGCGGGCCCGCCCTGAGCGAACTATGCTACTCGGCCACGAGCGCGTGCTCCACCTCGGCGACGTACATCGTGTGATAGTCGTGCTCGGGATAGCTTCGGCCGTCAATCTCGGGGTCGAGGAACTTCTCGGGACGGATGTCATCCGCGTAGAGCTTGCGGCACACGAGGACGAGGTTGGCCTGCTCGAACGCCACGGAACCGTCCAGGTAGGCCGGCGTGAAGCCCACATGCGTGGCCTTGTACGAGTCGCGCCCGCTGTGGGTGCCCAGGTAGCGCAGCGCCTCCTTGTGCTCGGGGGCGTAGAACGAGAGGGTGAAGCGGTCGTTGGCGTCGAGGAACTCCTTGGTGTAGCGCTGCGGGCGCACGTAGATGGTCACGACGTCCTTGCCCCACAGCACGCCCATGCCGCCCCAGCTCACGGTCATGGTGTTGTAGCCGCTCGTGGTACCCGCCGTGACGAGCGCCCACTCGTCGCCGATCTTCTCGAACGGGCTGAACTCGAGGCTCTTCAGGTCGACTTCCCTAAACGACATGCGCGGTTCCTCTCCACGACGCTATACGAGGAGAGACTATACGCCCCCGGCCTGCCAAAGGGGACGGGTACGTTTGGCAGACCTGCCAGAGGGGACGGGTACGTTTGGCAGGCCTGCCAGAGGGACCCGTCCCCAATGGCAGGCTAGCGCTGCTTGAAGAAGGCCAGGGCGATGGCGCCGGGGCCCACGTGCGTGCCGATGGTGGCGCCCACGCTGTGGACGGGCAGGTCCTCGAGCGCGATGTGGTCCTCCCAGATGTGGCGGCTGTCCTCGATGTACTTGCGCAAGAGGGCGTCGTCCAGGCCCGCGTAGCCAAGCGCGATCGGCATGGCAAAGTCGATACCGCCGGCCGTCTCCACCTGCTGCGTGAGCAGGTTTCGGCCGTTCTTGGAGCCGCGCGCCTTGCCGAGAAGCTCCACGGCGCCATCCTCGATCGTGATGACGGGCTTGATGGAGAGCAGCTTGCCCAGCGCCGCGGCCGAGGCCGGGATGCGCCCGCCGCGACGCAGGTACTCCAGCGTGTCAAGAAGGCCCACCACGTAGATGTCCTCGCGCGCCTGCTCGAGCGCCGTGGCGATGTCGACAGCGGAGAGGCCCTCGCCCACGAGGCGCAGCGCGTAGTCGACGAGCACCCGCTCGCCCACCGTGACGTTCTTGCTGTCCACGACGTAGACGCCGCTATCAAAGGAGGCCGCCGCCGTGTTCGCGCTCGCATTCGTGCCCGAGAGCTTGCCGGACAGCGTGATGACGATGACCTCGTCGCCCGCCGCGCGTGCCTCTCCGATGGCCCGCTCGAAGGCGTAGGGGTTCACCTGGCCCGTCATGGGCAGGTCGTCACCCTCGACGAGCAGCTCGTAGAAGCGCTGGTGGGACAGGTTGACGCCATCCTCGTACGTGGTGTTGCCGAACGTGATGGAGAGCGGCAGCACCGTGAGCGCGGGGTTGCCGGCGGCCGCGACGTCTTCGCGGGTGATGTCGGAGGCGGAGTCGGTGATGATGCGAACGGCCATAGGAGGTCCTTTCTTGGGCGAGAAACCGCAGGTGCGGGCGTTGGGTGCACGTTATCGGCCGATGCCGCGCAGGCACTCGAGCACCGAGGCGAGCGAGGCATAGAGCTGGGAGCGGGCTTCGTCGTCGAGGGCGGAGTCGACGCGGGACATGACGCGCGAGACCGCCTCGTCGACGCCGCTCATCGTGGCTCGACCGGCATCGGTGAGCGAGACGGGCACACGGTAGGCGCGGGCATCGTCCGTGGGCTGCTCCACGTTGACGAGCCCCGCGGCCTCCAGCTGGGCAAGCGAGCGCGAGACGGCCGCTCGCGTCACGCCGGCGCGGCGAGAGAGCTTGGCGGCCGTGACGCCGCCGCGGCTGCGGCCGAGGCAGTACAGGCACATGAGGTCGGCGCCGCGCAGGCCCAGGCGCTCGCACTCGACGGCGCGGATGCGCTGGACCTCCTTCTCGAGCGACGAGACGAGACCGACGAACTCCTCGAAGCGCTCGCCGTCCGTAAGGTTGTGGTCGGCCTGGTCCATGGCTCCTCCGGGTGTTTGTTAACTACTCAACATTTAGTTGCGAGCGCCATTTTACGCAGTCTTGTTTATGCGTCAACATCTCCACGAAGTGCCCAAAGCCTCCCAAAGGGCTACGTCCCCTTTGGGACAGCGGCGGGCTTACGGCCGCGAACGGTGCGCACCATATGGCGAGGAACGGCATAGGCGAGGTTCGAGCCCAGCACGAGGCCCGCGGCACGCTTGGCGTCGTCGGAGGCGCCGTAGGGGGCGAACGCGTGCCCATACGGGGCAAATCGCTCGAGCATGGCGATGTCGTTGCCGCCATCCCCGTAGACGGCGACCTCATCGCGAGATATGCCCAGGTAGCCAGCGAGCCGCTCGACGGCCTCGCCCTTGTTGACGTCGGCCGCCGTGATCTCGAACATCACGGGCGAGAACGGCGCATCCACGATTCTGTCGGCGCGCTCGGAGATGAACGCGGAGAGCTCGCGCGCCATGTCAGCGTCCCGAACGCGGCAGTTCACCTTGCAGATGTCGTGGCTCAGGATCTCCTCGGCCGAGCAGCCGAACACGCGCTCATGCGGATAGCGAGCCTGTCCGCGGCGCATGGCACGCATACGCACGCCGTCCACGACGCGCGCAACGGGCCCGCGCACCTCATAGCCCGCCTCGTACGCCTCGCGCGTCCCCCTCACATAGCTGTGCTCGCGGCCTATGCACATGAACGGAGCCGCAGGAAACGCCTCAAGCATCTCCTCTATGACGGCTGGATCCATCGTCGCAAAGCGCACGACCTCGCTTTCGCAGTTGAGCACGATGGCTCCGTTTGCGCACACGACCTCGCAGGGAAGGCCCTCGAAGCCAAAGTCACCGCTACTGCGAAACGTACGGCCCGTCGCCACGGCAAAGTGCGCACCGGCGTCTGTAACCTCGCGAATCGCCGCCCGCACGGCCAGGCTGACGTCGTGCAGGGCACCAAGCAGCGTACCGTCGAGGTCACTTGCGAACAGGCGGATCATGGGCCTCACGCTCCAGAGACAGCGATGAGCAAGACGAATACGGCAAAGACGCCGAGCAGAACAAGCAATAGGTCCCGCCACGTGCGGCGAGGTGTTCGAACACGGAACCATGCCACATTCGTGCGCAGCCAGCGCTTGTCGGCCAGCGCAAATGCGACAACAAACACCAGGTAGGGCACGAGAACGAGAAACGAGAAGAGGTTGAGGATGACACCACCCCGAACCCATTGCGCGGGAGTCACGGCGTCATAGACGCTTGCCGCCACGACAATGGCAAACGCCACGGCGACCAGGATGTTTCTCATTGTCCAGAAGCGAGGCGATCTCTCACTGGTGGTGGAAATTGGCCCTGGAGCCTTTGTCGCCGGCAGGGCTCGCAGGGCCGCCGCGAGCTCACCGGCAGTCTGGTAGCGCGCTGCCGGGTCAAGCGCGGCCGCGCGGGCGATGACTGCCCGCCAGGCGTCGGGCACAGCCGGATCCGCGAAGTCACGTCCGCGATCGGCAGGTGCGGGGTCGCGTCCCGTGAGGCAGAAGAACGCGAGAAGCCCGAGCGCATAGACGTCGCTGCGAACGTCGGTCTGGCCAAAGCCATATTGCTCGGGCGGGGCGTAGGCGCGCGTGCCCAGGTGCGTTGTGTCCGACTCGGCCCCGTCGCGCCAGGTACGGGCAATCCCCAGGTCGATGAGCACGGGCGTGGTGGGGTCGCCGTCTGGGCACATGACGTTTCCCGGAGTGAGGTCACGGTGAACGATTGGCTGGTCAAGGACCGTATGAAGCTCAGAGGCGGCATCGCACACCGCCGGCATGATGCGGGCGGCGAGTTCCTCGCGCTGCTGCGGGCGAGCCGCCTCCACAACCTCGCGAAGCGTGTGGCCGGGAACGTGCTCCATGACGACCACAAGCGAGCCGTTCTCGGCCTTGCACTCGATAATGCGAGGAAGCTGGCGAACCCTCAGCCCCTCGTGCTCGCGAGCCGCGAGCTCAACGTAGACACGGCCGAGCCCCGAGTCCCGATCGATGACCTTGCGCACGAACGGACCCAGCTCGCCGCCGGCGGCCGTGCGCAGGTAAACGAGCTGCGTGAGCTCGCCCGGGGCTCGCTTGAGCACGCGCTCGATGCGATAGGCATCGGCCGGTGCCGCCGAAAGGGCCCCCGCAAGCTCATCGTGAATCTCGTCTGTCTCGTCGTAAGTCATGTCTTCATCATAGCAAGGTGCCCAAAGGGGTCAGACCCCTTTGGGCACTTGAACTGTTGGTGTCAATAAACCGCAGTTAGCAGATGGTGCGTTCGCCGAATCGATAGAGCTCCTCGTTCACCTTCTGCAGCGAGCAACCACGGTCGAGGCAGAAGATGATGATGGCATCGCGGCGGTCCTTGCTATAAAGGGAGCTCACGCCGGCGGCTTCGAGCGCGCGGTTCGTCTCGCGCAGGGTGAGGGCCATGGCGAAGGCGATCTGCAGCACCTTGTCGCGGCTGGGGTTGCGGGCGCCGGTGAAGATCTGGTAGCCGAACGTCTCGTTGAGGTTCGCCATGCGCACGACCTGCGATCGCTTGAGGCGCTTGGCCTCGAGCAGCTCGTTGAGGTAGTCCGCGAGCGTCCGCACAGGCTTGTTGTGCCTCTCGATAAACGAGTCGATGCTCGGCGCCTCGAGCAGCTCGTCTAGCAGCTCCTCAGTCAGCGGTTCTGCCATGCGCGGCCTCCTCTCCCCACAACACTACCTGTTAGAAGCCCGTGACGTCCCCAAGCTTGAAGTTAGCAACGTTGTCGATGCCCTTTAACGCCGTAGCCTCGAACTTCCAGGTGCCGCCGTCGGCAAGGTTACTCGTGTTGGCATAGGCGGTGTCGATCTGGTTGCCATCGGCGTCAAACAGGTTATAACTCACCTGGACGTAGCTGAGCTCAGAGCCCGAATTGTTCGTGAACGTACCGGAGATCTTGGTCGAGTAATCGTCTCCGAAGAGCTCTTCGCCCTCGATAGCGTACTTGTCACCAGACTCCTCGGTGGATGCCGTTGCCGTGGCGGCGCTTGCAGCGGAGCCATCGGTGGTAGAGATGGTGTCCTTAGTGGCCTCGTTAATGGCAGCCGAGTACATGCTCTGGGTTCCCATGACGATGGCGATGGCGAGTACGTTTACGACAACCGAGGCGATGTCCATGCCCTTGCCGGCCTTCTTGCCGCGGAGTACGCCCACGAGCCCGACGACGGCAAAGACCAGACCGATGAGCGCAAGGAAGAACGACAGGTTGTTGACGAACGGCAAGAACGAAGTAAGCAAGGCAATGATGCCCAGCACAAGGCCCACGATCGCCGCCGCCGACTTGGAGCTAGGAGTAGTGTTGTTTTCCACCATGAGATTTCCTTCCCTCTAAGGTTGCAGTGCAGCCTAGATTAGGAAGGAACGGGCCGGATTTCATTAGCTGCGAGCATCGATTTGGCAATCGGGCACGTGAGATCGTCCAAGTATCGCCTTGTTGACGGCTAGCTTGAAAAGCAGCGAGTAGACCAAACGAGCACAGGCCGTCTACCAGCAGCTTTAGCGACGATTGAACACTCTATACCTGACATGCTCCGTTCTAGCCGTCAACAAGGCGATAGTTGCATTTAACGGACCCCCTCCTTTGTGCTGCAACACCATCGCAGACACGCGAACTCGCCAAGATAAACGAATTAGCGGCAGTTGCGTTTAAGGGACTTCCCCTTTTGCCCCCGCGGCATCTTCATTGGCACAAGAACGCCTAAATCTTGTTGACTAATCAACATGCATCGCTACACTAACTTGTTGCTTAGTCAACATGTGAGAGGTAGCCATGGGAAAAGACGCACTCGTCCAGCAGCTCGTCGACTCGTACGACAACTGGGCCGCAACCACGCACAACTCAGCCAATGGCCCCGCATGCGCGGGAGCCTGCGGAGGCGCCGCGCGCATGACGCAGGAACTCTACCCCTATGACAGGCTGTTCTCCCCCATCAAGATCAACCGGCTCACCATCAAGAACCGCATCGTCATGGCACCCATGGGAAACATCGACATGTGCGAGGAGACCGGTCGCCCCAACGACATGATGCTGCAGTACTTCTTTGCGCGGACCAAGGGCGGCTGCGGCCTCATCACCACCGGCCTCATCCCCGTGAGCCACGGCATCGACACCACCGTCACCGAGCTCGACGGGCTCACCTACTTCCCGCGCATCGACCGAAGCCGCACCGTCATGCCCGGCTGGCGAGACCTCGCCCAGGGAGTCCACGCCTATGGGTCGCGCATATTCGTGCAGCTCACGGCCGGTCTCGGGCGCGTAGGCAACCCACAGTGCCTCCTCACGCAGAAGAAGCTCCCGGTCTCGGCGAGCTTCCTGCCCAACTACTACATCCCCTCGATTCCCTGCATGCGCCTCTCGGACCGCA is part of the Parolsenella massiliensis genome and encodes:
- the crcB gene encoding fluoride efflux transporter CrcB; amino-acid sequence: MPDAIAVFLGGGLGSLGRWALTFVPWKTVGEAGFPLATLVTNVAGAFLIGVVAAAAAPAGLSPRATLLLKTGVCGGFTTFSTFALETGDLIERGAYGAAAAYLVLSFVLGVAACLAAQALVASVSAR
- a CDS encoding MarR family winged helix-turn-helix transcriptional regulator, with product MDQADHNLTDGERFEEFVGLVSSLEKEVQRIRAVECERLGLRGADLMCLYCLGRSRGGVTAAKLSRRAGVTRAAVSRSLAQLEAAGLVNVEQPTDDARAYRVPVSLTDAGRATMSGVDEAVSRVMSRVDSALDDEARSQLYASLASVLECLRGIGR
- a CDS encoding TIGR00730 family Rossman fold protein, yielding MNSQDKGNVAAGNDDAAADKPDATPFETTYHKGPVILRGDMIPQESTSEHLLRPDVTPDWLHTDPWRVLRIQAEFVDGFSALAGLGPAVACFGSARTGSDEPAYATAREAAGKLARSGYAVITGGGPGVMEAANRGCAEAGGKSVGLGIELPHEEGINPWVNMGITFRYFFVRKVMFMKYSSGAIVFPGGFGTLDEAFEMLTLIQTHKAKTMPVVFFGSEYWQGLFDWIEGPVTSHGMISPVDRTLVTITDDVDEAVRVATSGPTR
- a CDS encoding HAD hydrolase family protein gives rise to the protein MIRLFASDLDGTLLGALHDVSLAVRAAIREVTDAGAHFAVATGRTFRSSGDFGFEGLPCEVVCANGAIVLNCESEVVRFATMDPAVIEEMLEAFPAAPFMCIGREHSYVRGTREAYEAGYEVRGPVARVVDGVRMRAMRRGQARYPHERVFGCSAEEILSHDICKVNCRVRDADMARELSAFISERADRIVDAPFSPVMFEITAADVNKGEAVERLAGYLGISRDEVAVYGDGGNDIAMLERFAPYGHAFAPYGASDDAKRAAGLVLGSNLAYAVPRHMVRTVRGRKPAAVPKGT
- a CDS encoding DegV family protein, which produces MAVRIITDSASDITREDVAAAGNPALTVLPLSITFGNTTYEDGVNLSHQRFYELLVEGDDLPMTGQVNPYAFERAIGEARAAGDEVIVITLSGKLSGTNASANTAAASFDSGVYVVDSKNVTVGERVLVDYALRLVGEGLSAVDIATALEQAREDIYVVGLLDTLEYLRRGGRIPASAAALGKLLSIKPVITIEDGAVELLGKARGSKNGRNLLTQQVETAGGIDFAMPIALGYAGLDDALLRKYIEDSRHIWEDHIALEDLPVHSVGATIGTHVGPGAIALAFFKQR
- a CDS encoding YdcF family protein, which translates into the protein MATALIALGIASLAYGAAMGVLYSARGFFVVWLVLGAALVGVGLAMRCGAWGQLPAWARRAAAGLACVLLALVTLTCARIAVASATSAPEGLDYLVVLGANLEADGTPKRTLAHRLDAAAAYLADNPETRCIVSGGQGPDEPCSEASSMARYLEQHGVDPARITLEERSTTTAENLRFSRELIDDAGASVGVVTNDFHVFRALGIARRQGLVHVYGISAPTDAIYVPQAYLRECAALGKDALAHNL
- a CDS encoding transcriptional regulator; its protein translation is MAEPLTEELLDELLEAPSIDSFIERHNKPVRTLADYLNELLEAKRLKRSQVVRMANLNETFGYQIFTGARNPSRDKVLQIAFAMALTLRETNRALEAAGVSSLYSKDRRDAIIIFCLDRGCSLQKVNEELYRFGERTIC
- a CDS encoding FxLYD domain-containing protein, translating into MVENNTTPSSKSAAAIVGLVLGIIALLTSFLPFVNNLSFFLALIGLVFAVVGLVGVLRGKKAGKGMDIASVVVNVLAIAIVMGTQSMYSAAINEATKDTISTTDGSAASAATATASTEESGDKYAIEGEELFGDDYSTKISGTFTNNSGSELSYVQVSYNLFDADGNQIDTAYANTSNLADGGTWKFEATALKGIDNVANFKLGDVTGF
- a CDS encoding flavin reductase, whose amino-acid sequence is MSFREVDLKSLEFSPFEKIGDEWALVTAGTTSGYNTMTVSWGGMGVLWGKDVVTIYVRPQRYTKEFLDANDRFTLSFYAPEHKEALRYLGTHSGRDSYKATHVGFTPAYLDGSVAFEQANLVLVCRKLYADDIRPEKFLDPEIDGRSYPEHDYHTMYVAEVEHALVAE
- a CDS encoding S-ribosylhomocysteine lyase, which translates into the protein MERIASFSVNHLLLEPGVYVSRIDRDPASGMAVTTFDLRLTAPNDEPVMNTAECHTIEHLGATFLRNHPTWASRIVYFGPMGCRTGFYLVVFGEVSSREILPLVRELFEFVRDFTGDIPGAAPEECGNYLDQNLPMAKWLAARYLTRDLANIDESHLNYPTGE
- a CDS encoding DNA-deoxyinosine glycosylase, whose amino-acid sequence is MPSRRPCGYTHIEHGFEPVFDAHSRTLVLGSFPSVLSRANEFYYGNPQNRFWRVMAACLSGPVPATIPEKRAMLLAHGIALWDVIESCDIKGSSDASIKNAVPADIARITAVARIERVVCNGACAGRLYHRHLEPVVELPAEVLPSTSPANAAWSLERLCDRWRQALG
- a CDS encoding GTP-binding protein, with the protein product MANEPKQTKIVLLTGYLGAGKTTLLNHILGNDRGIRAAVLVNDIGEINVDASLIAKGGLSQVDGELIPMTNGCLCCTLSDDLARQLAQIADSGDFDYIIIEASGICEPIPIAYTISQFCDESKYGSAAPLDLDNIVAVVDCARMWDEFHGGRDLLAENIDEDDLEALLVQQIEFCTTVVLNKCDTVTREQIDELRGIVRSLQKEAVIVEAEQGNVPLDQILDTNRFDFNQAYGSAAWLDAMEHPEEHDDPEVLEYGIETFVYDRRRPFDIDKFADYVRTWPKEIIRAKGQLWSAQDPDMCYMFEQAGHQSMLSEQGKFIASAPDDIRARLIAENPEVMDDWDETCGDRETKICFIGQHMDKDALIAGLDACLVDWKH
- a CDS encoding protein kinase domain-containing protein, with the protein product MTYDETDEIHDELAGALSAAPADAYRIERVLKRAPGELTQLVYLRTAAGGELGPFVRKVIDRDSGLGRVYVELAAREHEGLRVRQLPRIIECKAENGSLVVVMEHVPGHTLREVVEAARPQQREELAARIMPAVCDAASELHTVLDQPIVHRDLTPGNVMCPDGDPTTPVLIDLGIARTWRDGAESDTTHLGTRAYAPPEQYGFGQTDVRSDVYALGLLAFFCLTGRDPAPADRGRDFADPAVPDAWRAVIARAAALDPAARYQTAGELAAALRALPATKAPGPISTTSERSPRFWTMRNILVAVAFAIVVAASVYDAVTPAQWVRGGVILNLFSFLVLVPYLVFVVAFALADKRWLRTNVAWFRVRTPRRTWRDLLLVLLGVFAVFVLLIAVSGA